Within Alphaproteobacteria bacterium, the genomic segment TCTTCATTTCACCGGCAATATAGTTAATGCCGGCGAGAGGACGCTGCATATGGGCGTAAGTCGGCATGATCGACTGCGAGACGACGCTGCGCGGGTTGACCATGTGCTTGACGTGCCAGTCGTTCGAGTATTTTCCGCCCACACGAGCCAAATCTGGACCCGTGCGCTTGGACGCCCACTGGAAGGGATGGTCGTACTGGCTTTCAGCCGCAAGGCTGTAGTGGCCGTAGCGCTCCACCTCGTCACGGAAAGGACGGATCATCTGGCTGTGGCAGTTGTAGCATCCTTCACGGACGTAGATGCTGCGGCCAGCCAGTTCGAGGGGCGAGTAGGGGCGAACCCCTTCCACCTTCTCGATCGTGTTCTCAATGGTGAACAGCGGAATGATCTCCACCAGACCGCCGATCGCCACGGAAACGACGATGCCGACGATCAGGACGAGGGCGTTGGTTTCGAAGATTTTATGGCTAAACATTGCCACCCCCTTAACCGCGGGCCGCTGCAGCGACGGGGGCCTCGTAGGGCTCTTCGTCACGCAGGTTGCCAGCGATGGTCTGGATGAAGTTGTAGGCCATGATCAGGCCACCGGCCAGGAACAAAAGCCCGCCCGCCGCACGGATCACGTAGTACGGATGCATGGCCGCCACCGTCTCGATGAACGAGTACTGCAGGAAGCCAAGGTCATCGTACGAACGCCACATCAAGCCTTGCATGATGCCCGAGATCCACATCGCGGTGATGTAGAGCACGATACCGATGGTGGCGATCCAGAAGTGGTAGCTGACCAAACGCATCGAGTAGAGGCGTTCACGCTTCCAAAGCACGGGCACCAGATAGTACAGCGCGCCGAAGGAAACGAAAGCCACCCAACCCAAGGCGCCCGAATGCACGTGGCCGACGGTCCAGTCGGTGTAGTGCGACAGCGAGTTCACGGCCTTGATCGACATGGCGGGACCTTCGAAGGTGCTCATGCCGTAGAAGCCGATCGAGGCCACCAGGAAGCGGATCACCGGATCGGTGCGCAGCTTTTCCCAAGAACCCGACAGCGTCATCAGACCGTTGATCATGCCGCCCCACGAGGGCATCCACAGCATCACCGAGAAGGTCATGCCCAGCGTCTGCGTCCAATCGGGCAGAGCCGTGTAGTGCAGATGGTGCGGACCGGCCCAGATGTAGAGGAAGATCAGGGCCCAGAAGTGCACGATCGACAGACGGTAGGAGTAAACCGGACGCTCGGCCCGCTTCGGCACGAAGTAGTACATGATGCCGAGGAAGCCTGCCGTCAGGAAGAAGCCCACCGCATTGTGGCCGTACCACCACTGCGTCATGGCGTCCTGAACGCCGGCGTAGATGTTGTAGCTCTTCAGCCACGAACCGCCAAAAAAGCCGGTCGGGATGGCAAGGTTGTTGCCAAGGTGCAGAAGGGCGATCGTGATGATCATGGCCAGGAAGAACCAGTTGGCCACGTAGATGTGGGGTTCCTTGCGCTTGTACAGCGTACCCACGAACACGATCAGATAGACGACCCAGATGACCGTCAGGAACAGGTCGCCGAACCATTCGGGTTCAGCATATTCCTTGCCCTGGGTGAAGCCCAGAACGTAGGTCAAGGCCGCAACCACGATCAGCGCCTGGAAGGCGTAGAAAACGAAGCTGCCGAGAGCGGCGCCGCCGTACAGCCCCACCTTGCAGGTCCGCTGGACCACGAAGAAGGTGGTGGCGAACAAAACGTTGCCGCCGAAAGCAAAAATGACCGCCGATGTGTGGACGGGACGCAGACGTCCGAACGAGGTCCACTCGAGGCCAAGGTTCAACGCCGGAAAAGCCAGCTGCGATGCGATCACGACGCCAACCAGGAAACCGACGATCCCCCAAAAAGTCGCGGCAAGCACGAACTTCTTGA encodes:
- the ccoO gene encoding cytochrome-c oxidase, cbb3-type subunit II, with amino-acid sequence MFSHKIFETNALVLIVGIVVSVAIGGLVEIIPLFTIENTIEKVEGVRPYSPLELAGRSIYVREGCYNCHSQMIRPFRDEVERYGHYSLAAESQYDHPFQWASKRTGPDLARVGGKYSNDWHVKHMVNPRSVVSQSIMPTYAHMQRPLAGINYIAGEMKTLRLVGTPYTDEQIANAVADLEAQAKGGDAAKAVEARYPKAKIGDFDGKPEVISEMDALIAYLQMLGTLVDFKSVKPELVNR
- the ccoN gene encoding cytochrome-c oxidase, cbb3-type subunit I encodes the protein MTQATYMDATPYQDDLVKKFVLAATFWGIVGFLVGVVIASQLAFPALNLGLEWTSFGRLRPVHTSAVIFAFGGNVLFATTFFVVQRTCKVGLYGGAALGSFVFYAFQALIVVAALTYVLGFTQGKEYAEPEWFGDLFLTVIWVVYLIVFVGTLYKRKEPHIYVANWFFLAMIITIALLHLGNNLAIPTGFFGGSWLKSYNIYAGVQDAMTQWWYGHNAVGFFLTAGFLGIMYYFVPKRAERPVYSYRLSIVHFWALIFLYIWAGPHHLHYTALPDWTQTLGMTFSVMLWMPSWGGMINGLMTLSGSWEKLRTDPVIRFLVASIGFYGMSTFEGPAMSIKAVNSLSHYTDWTVGHVHSGALGWVAFVSFGALYYLVPVLWKRERLYSMRLVSYHFWIATIGIVLYITAMWISGIMQGLMWRSYDDLGFLQYSFIETVAAMHPYYVIRAAGGLLFLAGGLIMAYNFIQTIAGNLRDEEPYEAPVAAAARG